The Denticeps clupeoides chromosome 5, fDenClu1.1, whole genome shotgun sequence genome includes a region encoding these proteins:
- the thbs3a gene encoding thrombospondin-3a — MDARRPPLAWIFLSVLQVACVKQDVQVIDMLTLQEAKESVVAVEKISGGLKTLSDVYIASTFRLPPKLGGVLLGLYNKQDNMKYLELAIMGKINKALVRYVRDDGKLHTVNLQNANLADGRIHNIILRVGGLRREHLLLELYVDCRLADSSQRLPQLVPLPAQAESVEIRNGHKAYARLQGSVETLKMALGGTVAEAGGLTDCPFQGDASSYNTVNGAEMTSILGDHTKALIGQLIIFNQILGELRADIREQVKEMSLIRNTILECQVCGFHEPRSRCSPSPCYKGVPCMETLEFPGYRCGPCPEGMTGNGTHCLDINECELAQPCYSPEACVNTAKGFTCEPCPPGLWGPPVSGVGVEFAKSHKQECVDIDECVEVHNACTPNSVCMNTIGSFKCGGCKVGYMGNQTSGCFARRSCAMLDFNPCDSNAHCIIERNGEVSCACNVGWAGNGNTCGKDTDIDGYPDRSLPCMDNNKHCKQDNCIFTPNSGQEDADNDGIGDQCDEDADGDGIKNVEDNCRLVANKDQQNSDTDSFGDSCDNCPNVPNIDQKDTDGNGEGDACDNDIDGDGIPNVLDNCPKVPNPMQTDRDGDGVGDACDSCPEISNPMQTDIDNDLVGDVCDTNLDSDGDGHQDSRDNCPDIPNSSQLDSDNDGLGDDCDDDDDNDGIPDAGGLGPDNCRLIANPNQKDSDGNGVGDVCENDFDNDAVMDIVDVCPESAEVTLTDFRAYQTVILDPEGDAQIDPNWVVLNQGMEIVQTMNSDPGLAVGYTAFNGVDFEGTFHINTVTDDDYAGFIFGYQDSSSFYVVMWKQTEQTYWQSVPFRAMAEPGLQLKAVKSRTGPGEFLRNALWHTGSTDGEVKLLWKDPRNVGWSDKTSYRWHLSHRPQVGYIRVKLYEGTEQVADSGVVTDTNMRGGRLGVFCFSQENVIWSNLRYRCNDTVPEDFNQHRQQVIKHLRV, encoded by the exons ATGGACGCGCGTCGACCGCCGTTAGCCTGGATCTTCCTCTCAGTCCTGCAAGTCGCCTGCGTCAAACAAGATGTTCAAG TGATTGACATGCTCACCCTCCAGGAGGCCAAAGAGAGTGTAGTAGCAGTGGAGAAAATTTCTGGGGGTCTGAAGACACTCAGTGACGTCTACATAGCCTCCACTTTCCGCCTACCACCCAAACTGGGTGGTGTGTTGCTGGGTCTATACAACAAGCAGGACAACATGAAGTACCTGGAGCTCGCCATTATGGGCAAGATCAATAAAG CTTTGGTTCGCTATGTACGGGACGATGGAAAGCTCCATACAGTCAACCTTCAGAATGCGAACCTTGCAGATGGAAGAATCCATAACATTATTTTAAGAGTTGGAGGTCTTCGTCGGGAACACTTACTCTTAGAGCTTTATGTCGACTGTCGACTGGCTGATTCGAGCCAACGCCTGCCGCAGCTGGTCCCTCTGCCGGCTCAGGCAGAGTCTGTGGAAATCCGTAACGGCCACAAGGCCTACGCAAGGCTGCAG GGCTCTGTTGAAACACTCAAAATGGCTCTAGGGGGCACTGTGGCAGAAGCAGGGGGTCTTACAGACTGTCCCTTCCAAGGGGACGCCTCATCCTATAACACAG TGAAtggggcagaaatgacatccaTACTTG GCGACCACACTAAAGCGCTTATTGGGCAGCTCATcatttttaatcagattttAGGGGAGCTACGAGCTGACATTAGAGAGCAG GTAAAAGAGATGTCTTTGATCAGGAATACAATCCTTGAGTGTCAGGTTTGTG GCTTCCATGAGCCTCGGTCACGCTGTTCCCCCAGTCCTTGCTATAAAGGAGTGCCCTGCATGGAGACCTTAGAATTCCCAGGATACCGCTGTGGACCATGTCCCGAGGGCATGACAGGAAACGGTACCCACTGTTTGGACATCAACGAG TGTGAACTGGCCCAGCCATGTTACTCTCCTGAGGCTTGTGTGAACACAGCCAAGGGCTTCACCTGTGAACCCTGCCCTCCGGGGCTGTGGGGACCCCCTGTCTCAGGGGTTGGCGTGGAGTTTGCCAAGAGTCACAAGCAG GAATGTGTCGATATCGATGAGTGTGTTGAAGTCCACAATGCCTGCACTCCCAACTCTGTTTGCATGAACACAATT GGTTCTTTTAAGTGTGGTGGATGTAAAGTTGGGTACATGGGCAATCAGACATCTGGCTGCTTTGCACGGAGGTCCTGTGCCATGCTTGACTTCAACCCTTGTGACTCCAATGCCCACTGCATCATAGAAAGAAATGGGGAGGTGTCCTGTGCG TGCAATGTGGGTTGGGCTGGAAATGGAAACACTTGTGGAAAAGACACCGACATTGATGGGTATCCAGATCGCTCTCTGCCCTGTATGGACAACAACAAGCACTGTAAACAg GACAACTGCATCTTCACACCCAACTCAGGGCAAGAGGACGCTGACAATGATGGGATTGGAGATCAGTGTGATGAGGATGCCGATGGAGATGGAATAAAGAATGTAGAG GATAACTGTCGACTTGTGGCAAACAAAGACCAACAAAACTCAGACACTGACTCTTTTGGAGATTCTTGTGACAACTGTCCAAATGTCCCAAACATAGACCAAAAAGACACAGATGGCAATGGGGAAGGAGATGCCTGTGACAATGACATTGATGGAGATG GTATTCCCAATGTACTAGACAACTGTCCTAAAGTCCCAAACCCCATGCAGACCGACAGAGATGGTGATGGGGtgggggatgcatgtgacagctGTCCTGAAATTAGCAACCCGATGCAG ACTGACATTGATAATGACCTGGTAGGAGACGTGTGTGACACCAATCTGGATAG TGATGGGGATGGTCACCAGGACTCACGAGACAACTGCCCAGACATCCCCAACAGCTCTCAGCTGGACTCTGATAATGATGGTCTTGGTGATgactgtgatgatgatgatgacaatgatggTATCCCTGATGCTGGTGGCCTGGGCCCAGACAACTGTCGTCTCATTGCCAACCCCAACCAAAAAGACTCAGACG GGAATGGTGTTGGAGATGTATGTGAGAATGACTTTGACAATGATGCAGTGATGGACATAGTTGATGTATGCCCCGAGAGTGCAGAGGTCACACTGACAGATTTTAGAGCTTATCAGACAGTCATTCTAGATCCAGAGGGCGATGCTCAAATAGATCCCAACTGGGTGGTACTCAACCAG GGTATGGAAATAGTCCAGACCATGAACAGTGACCCTGGTTTAGCTGTGG GATACACTGCTTTCAATGGTGTAGACTTTGAGGGTACCTTCCATATCAACACAGTGACGGATGATGACTATGCAGGATTCATCTTTGGCTACCAGGATTCCTCTAGCTTCTATGTGGTCATGTGGAAGCAGACAGAACAAACATACTGGCAGTCTGTGCCATTTAGAGCAATGGCAGAGCCTGGATTGCAGCTGAAG GCTGTTAAATCTCGTACTGGCCCTGGGGAGTTTCTTCGAAATGCACTGTGGCATACAGGTAGCACAGACGGAGAGGTCAAACTCTTGTGGAAGGATCCACGTAACGTTGGATGGAGTGATAAGACATCTTACCGATGGCATCTCAGTCACAGGCCCCAGGTGGGGTACATAAG AGTGAAGCTCTATGAAGGGACCGAACAAGTGGCAGACTCAGGAGTGGTGACTGACACAAACATGCGAGGTGGGAGACTAGGTGTTTTCTGCTTCTCTCAGGAGAATGTTATCTGGTCCAATCTGCGTTATCGATGCAATG ATACTGTACCTGAAGACTTTAACCAACACCGCCAGCAGGTAATAAAGCACTTAAGGGTGTGA